A section of the Methanocaldococcus sp. FS406-22 genome encodes:
- a CDS encoding zinc ribbon domain-containing protein, with the protein MSEIIKLTKTIVLKSKPLTKTKIKIIENIIEMYKDVLSIALNFGLKNKRKSHRKIREGIYEEIKIKYPKLPTHYIYTASQDASTRIKSFIAMKKKKKACTSKPEVRNVSLWLDDILFNYKNFKTNIERLFSINKEGKKTLYLRLSTPNGRIVIPLKPHKQFFKLLKEGWKIKAGFKLRLNKEEGTIAVLIPLENKITINDNFKEVYALDFNLDNITYGNFENIKMIKTYLGKLTEKYSNIMANIQEKFSFKGIHRQDKPLKRKGFVLLKKFGRRLKNIREDKLKKLANKIAKELRDKNAILIIEGLSPYFNQNITKKSFKKLKHKLHNISAKKFLGYLKNKCLEFGVKVVEVNPAYTSVLCPNCGNRLSQLYKLVDERALPSRPMYCFECGFYADRDAVAVFNLIKRFWGLSVVPKSPMRP; encoded by the coding sequence ATGTCAGAAATAATCAAACTAACTAAAACTATAGTATTGAAAAGCAAGCCATTAACAAAGACAAAAATAAAAATCATAGAAAACATTATCGAAATGTATAAAGACGTTTTATCTATTGCCCTAAATTTTGGTTTAAAAAATAAGAGAAAAAGCCATAGAAAAATTAGAGAAGGAATCTATGAAGAAATAAAAATTAAATATCCAAAATTACCAACTCATTATATTTATACTGCCTCTCAAGATGCATCCACTCGAATAAAGAGCTTTATAGCCATGAAAAAGAAAAAGAAAGCATGCACTTCAAAGCCAGAAGTTAGAAATGTCTCCTTATGGTTGGATGATATTTTATTCAACTACAAAAATTTCAAAACCAATATAGAGAGATTATTTTCTATAAATAAAGAAGGGAAGAAAACCTTATACTTAAGATTATCAACTCCGAATGGTAGGATTGTTATTCCTCTAAAACCACATAAGCAATTTTTTAAACTGCTAAAAGAGGGTTGGAAGATAAAGGCAGGTTTTAAATTAAGGCTTAATAAAGAAGAGGGGACGATAGCTGTTTTAATTCCATTAGAGAATAAAATAACAATTAATGACAATTTTAAAGAAGTTTATGCATTAGATTTTAACTTAGATAATATAACTTATGGTAACTTCGAAAATATAAAGATGATAAAAACTTATTTAGGGAAATTAACCGAAAAATACTCTAATATAATGGCTAACATTCAAGAAAAATTCTCATTTAAAGGAATTCATAGGCAGGATAAACCGTTAAAGAGGAAAGGTTTTGTTTTACTTAAAAAATTCGGTAGGAGATTAAAAAATATTAGAGAGGACAAGTTAAAGAAGTTGGCTAATAAAATAGCTAAAGAACTTAGAGATAAAAATGCAATTTTAATTATCGAGGGCTTATCCCCCTATTTTAACCAAAATATTACTAAAAAATCATTTAAAAAACTAAAACATAAATTGCATAACATATCTGCTAAAAAATTCTTAGGTTATTTAAAAAATAAATGCTTAGAATTCGGAGTTAAAGTTGTTGAGGTAAATCCTGCCTATACTTCGGTATTATGCCCAAATTGTGGAAATAGGTTATCTCAACTGTATAAATTAGTCGATGAGAGGGCTCTGCCTTCGAGACCAATGTATTGTTTTGAATGTGGATTTTATGCTGATAGGGATGCTGTAGCTGTATTCAATTTGATAAAAAGATTTTGGGGGCTTTCCGTTGTCCCTAAAAGTCCAATGAGACCATAG
- a CDS encoding type II glyceraldehyde-3-phosphate dehydrogenase — MPAKVLINGYGSIGKRVADAVSMQDDMEVIGVTKTKPDFEARLAVEKGYKLFVAIPDKERVKLFEDAGIPVEGTVLDIIEEADIVVDGAPKKIGKQNLENIYKPHKVKAILQGGEKAKDVEDNFNALWSYNRCYGKDYVRVVSCNTTGLCRILYAINSVAEIKKARIVLVRRAADPNDDKTGPVNAITPNPVTVPSHHGPDVVSVVPEFEGKILTSAVIVPTTLMHMHTLMVEIEGNIGKDDVLEAIKKTPRIITVKAEEGFSSTAKIIEYGRDLGRLRYDINELVVWEESINVLENEIFLMQAVHQESIVIPENIDCIRAMLQMEEDNFKSIEKTNKAMGIQ; from the coding sequence ATGCCAGCAAAAGTATTAATAAATGGATATGGTTCAATTGGGAAGAGAGTAGCTGATGCAGTTTCAATGCAGGATGATATGGAAGTTATAGGGGTTACAAAGACAAAACCAGATTTTGAAGCAAGATTAGCTGTTGAGAAAGGATACAAATTGTTTGTTGCCATTCCAGATAAAGAGAGAGTTAAATTATTTGAAGATGCGGGAATTCCAGTGGAGGGGACAGTATTGGATATTATAGAAGAAGCAGATATTGTTGTTGATGGAGCTCCTAAGAAAATCGGAAAACAAAACTTAGAAAACATCTACAAACCTCACAAAGTTAAAGCTATATTGCAAGGGGGAGAGAAAGCAAAAGATGTTGAAGACAACTTCAACGCTTTGTGGAGTTATAACAGATGTTATGGAAAAGATTACGTAAGAGTTGTTTCATGTAACACAACAGGTTTATGCAGAATTTTATATGCTATAAACTCAGTTGCAGAGATAAAGAAGGCAAGAATCGTATTAGTAAGAAGGGCAGCTGACCCAAATGATGACAAAACAGGGCCAGTAAATGCCATAACTCCAAATCCAGTTACAGTTCCTTCCCATCACGGTCCTGACGTTGTTTCAGTTGTCCCAGAATTTGAAGGAAAAATCTTAACATCAGCAGTTATAGTTCCAACAACATTAATGCATATGCACACTTTAATGGTAGAGATTGAAGGAAATATTGGTAAAGATGATGTTTTAGAAGCTATCAAGAAAACTCCAAGGATTATAACTGTTAAAGCTGAAGAAGGGTTTAGTTCAACAGCCAAGATAATAGAATATGGAAGGGATTTAGGTAGATTAAGGTATGACATAAATGAGCTTGTTGTCTGGGAAGAAAGCATTAACGTTTTAGAGAATGAAATATTCCTAATGCAGGCAGTCCATCAAGAAAGTATTGTAATACCTGAAAATATTGATTGTATAAGAGCTATGCTTCAGATGGAGGAAGATAACTTCAAATCAATTGAAAAGACAAATAAAGCTATGGGTATTCAGTAA
- a CDS encoding transcription factor S has translation MVKFCPKCNNLMLPKDGKLRCVVCGYEEETTAEGSKEYEYKEHLENKKEKITVIESEGLETLPTTRIECPKCGHNEAYWWLQQTRCADEPETRFYKCKKCGHTWREYD, from the coding sequence ATGGTTAAGTTTTGCCCAAAATGCAACAACTTAATGCTACCAAAGGATGGAAAATTGAGATGTGTTGTTTGTGGTTATGAAGAAGAAACAACAGCTGAAGGAAGTAAAGAGTATGAATACAAGGAACACTTAGAAAATAAAAAAGAAAAAATTACAGTTATTGAAAGTGAGGGCTTAGAGACACTGCCTACAACAAGAATTGAATGTCCAAAATGTGGGCATAATGAAGCTTACTGGTGGCTACAACAGACAAGATGTGCTGATGAACCAGAAACAAGATTCTACAAGTGTAAGAAATGTGGGCATACATGGAGAGAGTATGATTAA
- the nudF gene encoding ADP-ribose pyrophosphatase: MSKKCFCISGKIFALNLFGKRYSKKIIKKRDLKKYRLYLHPAIAVDGIIEKDNKILLIKRKNNPFKECFALPGGFVECGETVEEAVVREIREETGLITKVKSLLGVYSSPDRDPRGHVISIVFILDVIGGELKAGDDAKEAKFFDLNNLPKLAFDHKKIIEDYTRWKNG; the protein is encoded by the coding sequence ATGTCTAAAAAATGTTTCTGCATAAGTGGAAAAATATTTGCCCTAAATTTGTTTGGAAAGAGATACTCTAAAAAAATCATAAAAAAGAGAGATTTAAAAAAATATAGGCTATATCTTCATCCAGCAATTGCTGTTGATGGAATTATTGAAAAAGACAATAAAATCCTCCTAATAAAAAGAAAAAACAATCCATTTAAGGAATGTTTTGCCCTTCCGGGAGGATTTGTTGAATGTGGAGAAACTGTTGAAGAGGCAGTTGTTAGAGAAATTAGGGAAGAAACTGGGTTAATAACAAAGGTAAAAAGCTTATTGGGAGTTTATTCATCCCCAGATAGAGACCCGAGAGGGCATGTTATCTCAATTGTATTCATCTTAGATGTTATAGGAGGAGAGTTAAAAGCAGGAGATGATGCAAAAGAGGCTAAGTTTTTTGATTTAAATAATCTGCCAAAATTAGCCTTTGACCATAAAAAAATAATTGAAGATTATACGAGGTGGAAGAATGGTTAA
- a CDS encoding DUF99 family protein, whose protein sequence is MKDEIEVIGFDDAPFNRTDKECILIGTYMRGNRIIDGIYFRKFKKDGMDVTEKIIGIIKEKHYKKIKAIFLSGITFGGFNIADLWEINRETKKPVIVVIDKYPNKEKMFSALKKYFDDADERIKLINSFPEPEKIDNIYIQYVGTNRDFVENIIEKTKLKSKIPECLRISHLIGRGFLGLK, encoded by the coding sequence ATGAAGGATGAAATAGAAGTTATAGGTTTTGATGATGCCCCCTTTAATAGAACAGATAAAGAGTGTATTTTGATAGGTACATATATGAGAGGGAATAGAATAATAGATGGCATTTATTTTAGAAAATTTAAGAAGGACGGGATGGATGTTACAGAGAAGATAATAGGTATCATTAAAGAAAAGCATTATAAAAAAATAAAAGCAATTTTTTTATCTGGAATAACTTTTGGGGGATTTAATATAGCTGATTTATGGGAAATAAATAGAGAGACTAAAAAACCAGTTATCGTTGTTATTGATAAGTATCCAAATAAAGAGAAGATGTTTTCAGCTCTTAAAAAATACTTTGATGATGCAGATGAAAGAATAAAGCTTATAAACAGCTTTCCAGAACCAGAGAAAATAGATAATATTTATATTCAGTATGTTGGAACTAATAGGGATTTTGTTGAGAATATTATTGAAAAAACAAAACTTAAAAGTAAAATTCCAGAGTGTTTGAGAATATCTCATTTAATTGGTAGAGGATTTTTAGGATTGAAGTAA
- a CDS encoding tetratricopeptide repeat protein: protein METNDKNNLWKKYLEVARKKDYEKAISILDELLKIKKTPDFYVRKGRLLKSLGRYDEALECLDKALKLKPDYSRAYFLKGVLLMSLGRLKESKEVFLKLLELDKQESNIGAKCITATILMRLGEFDEALKILETMFEDYPKSAIAWAEKGEILYSEGKLKEALECFEKALEVNPKDYLSLLYKGEILFELGKFREALECFEKIIQKNEKDIRALLYVIQILIFLGRITEAKEYIEKALKLNPNSSLLYVYYGIVLNKLGKYKKALEWFDKVLEISPTNVYAWHGKAVALEKLGKIEDALECYKRAFELFE from the coding sequence ATGGAAACCAACGATAAAAACAATTTATGGAAGAAATATTTAGAAGTTGCTAGAAAAAAAGATTATGAAAAGGCTATTTCTATACTGGATGAACTTTTAAAGATTAAAAAAACTCCAGATTTTTACGTAAGAAAAGGAAGATTATTAAAATCATTAGGAAGGTATGACGAGGCATTAGAATGTTTAGATAAGGCATTAAAATTAAAACCAGACTATAGTAGAGCATATTTTTTAAAAGGAGTTTTATTAATGAGTTTGGGTAGATTAAAAGAATCAAAAGAAGTATTTTTAAAATTATTAGAATTAGATAAACAAGAATCTAATATAGGTGCTAAATGTATAACCGCTACTATATTAATGCGACTTGGAGAGTTTGACGAAGCATTAAAAATCCTTGAAACTATGTTCGAAGATTATCCAAAATCAGCTATTGCTTGGGCTGAAAAAGGAGAAATACTATATAGTGAAGGAAAACTCAAGGAAGCGTTAGAATGTTTTGAAAAAGCTTTAGAAGTGAACCCTAAAGATTATCTTTCCTTACTATATAAAGGAGAAATATTATTTGAACTTGGAAAGTTTAGGGAGGCATTAGAATGCTTTGAAAAGATAATTCAGAAAAATGAAAAAGATATTCGTGCATTACTGTATGTTATACAAATTTTAATTTTCCTTGGAAGAATAACCGAAGCCAAAGAATACATCGAAAAAGCATTAAAATTAAATCCTAATAGCTCATTACTTTACGTTTATTATGGGATTGTTCTAAACAAATTAGGGAAATATAAAAAGGCATTAGAGTGGTTTGATAAAGTATTAGAAATTAGTCCTACTAATGTATATGCTTGGCATGGTAAAGCAGTAGCTCTTGAAAAATTAGGAAAAATTGAGGATGCTTTAGAATGTTATAAGAGAGCATTTGAACTCTTTGAATAA
- a CDS encoding HD domain-containing protein, with product MKVIRDSIHKDIYLDEKELEIIDSEEFQRLRNIKQTGLTYLVYPSANHTRFEHSLGTMFIASKIAEKIDADIELTRVSALLHDIGHPPFSHTLEICGYSHESFGRKKIKHMDLDNFSKSEIIKTLNRKNLEGKIISGDVDADRMDYLLRDSYHTGTAYGMIDLPRILRSITTFESFGKIKIGILKKGIQAIESLLVARHQMYSAVYMHPTVRIADTMIKRAVIKEIQEKNLDIKDLAIMDDIALVSFLRISENYLMERIDRRNLYKNLITYGYFDLNPIEKWIFVNLDEKQVLSLESRFYEEFGCDIFIDIYPIPKMEEHNVYIILDDGVKRLDEVSPLAQSLKPSEMRLWNISIYAPKEKIKELKENNVKDRINKILKELDVKVESKLIDILKEYGTITGKGRFLEIAKEHGISPKEFYNELHKLIFCGLIKEKFNRRKYIYCLNNFVKL from the coding sequence ATGAAAGTTATTAGAGACTCTATCCACAAAGATATATATTTAGACGAAAAAGAGCTGGAGATTATTGATAGTGAGGAATTTCAAAGATTGAGAAATATTAAACAGACTGGTTTAACATATTTAGTTTATCCATCAGCAAATCATACAAGGTTTGAACATTCCTTAGGAACAATGTTTATTGCATCAAAGATAGCAGAAAAGATTGATGCAGATATTGAGCTTACAAGAGTCTCTGCTTTATTACACGATATTGGACATCCTCCATTTTCTCACACATTGGAGATTTGCGGCTACAGCCATGAATCTTTTGGCAGAAAGAAAATTAAGCACATGGATTTGGATAATTTTTCAAAAAGTGAGATAATTAAAACCTTAAATAGGAAAAATTTAGAAGGGAAAATAATTTCTGGAGATGTTGATGCTGATAGAATGGATTATTTGTTGAGAGACAGCTATCACACAGGAACAGCTTATGGAATGATTGATTTACCAAGAATTTTGAGGAGCATAACAACCTTTGAGAGTTTTGGGAAGATTAAGATAGGGATACTAAAGAAAGGAATTCAGGCAATTGAATCGCTATTGGTTGCGAGGCATCAGATGTATTCAGCTGTCTATATGCATCCAACGGTTAGAATAGCAGATACTATGATAAAAAGGGCAGTAATAAAAGAAATACAGGAGAAAAATTTAGATATAAAAGATTTAGCTATTATGGATGATATTGCACTTGTTTCATTTTTGAGGATATCTGAAAACTATCTAATGGAGAGAATAGACAGAAGAAATCTTTATAAAAATCTCATAACCTATGGCTATTTTGATTTAAACCCAATAGAGAAATGGATTTTTGTTAATTTAGACGAAAAACAAGTATTATCATTAGAAAGTAGGTTTTATGAAGAATTTGGATGCGATATATTTATTGATATTTATCCAATTCCTAAGATGGAGGAGCATAACGTCTATATAATCTTAGATGATGGTGTTAAGAGATTAGATGAAGTTTCTCCGTTGGCTCAGAGTTTAAAACCGTCTGAGATGAGGTTGTGGAATATATCAATATATGCACCAAAAGAAAAAATCAAAGAGCTTAAAGAGAACAACGTGAAAGATAGGATAAATAAAATCTTAAAAGAGTTAGATGTTAAGGTTGAGAGTAAGTTAATTGATATTTTAAAGGAATATGGAACAATTACTGGAAAAGGGAGATTTTTAGAGATTGCTAAAGAACATGGCATTTCACCAAAAGAGTTTTACAATGAATTGCATAAATTGATATTCTGCGGTTTGATAAAAGAGAAATTTAATAGGAGGAAATATATCTATTGCTTAAACAATTTTGTGAAGTTATAA
- a CDS encoding YgiQ family radical SAM protein, whose translation MFLPTTKEEMDEWGWEELDVIIVTGDAYIDHYLFGASVVGRYLVEHGYRVGIISQPDWKNLDDIKRLGKPNYFFAVTAGNLDSMLAHYTPQKRLRDFDSMSNEGIRKRPDRATIVYTNLIKRAFKNIPIALGGIEASLRRFSHYDYWDNKVRKSVLIDSKADILMYGMGEKSILSITKALESGENIKDLEINGTVVRVNRKKLEDIKERYDTKELPSHEEVVNSKEKYAEMHRKLMTMDKVIYQKVGNQYLVQFPPIYLTEKEMDEIYEMPFERRAHPSYSYVPGIVPVQFSVVTHRGCFGGCSFCSILHHQGKVIQNRSEKSILKEIRKLLNHEDFKGVIQDIGAPTANMYRMGCKKGLADRCPKNCLYPEPCENLIINHKPLIKLYRKIRDIVGDDVRVYVRSGVRYDLIMYDEKYGEEYIKELSKYHVSGRLKVAPEHISKKVCRAIQKPDGRLFKKFLEKYREIAEKVGGIKEVLPYWLIAHPNCSIKEMIELAEFIHKNNCYSRQVQVFTPTPMTLSTTMYHTGINPITNEKVYVPYTYKEKKIQKAICLYREEENWEKALEGFKMVGYKGIIYKWIMNQMEKRRKQRKNKNRENKEHKQIKF comes from the coding sequence ATGTTTTTGCCAACTACTAAAGAAGAGATGGATGAATGGGGATGGGAAGAATTGGATGTTATTATTGTTACTGGAGATGCATACATAGACCATTATTTATTTGGAGCTTCTGTTGTTGGGAGGTATTTGGTTGAGCATGGTTATAGAGTTGGGATTATCTCACAACCAGATTGGAAAAATTTAGATGATATAAAAAGATTAGGGAAGCCGAATTACTTTTTTGCTGTAACTGCTGGGAATTTGGATAGTATGTTAGCTCACTACACACCACAAAAGAGATTGAGGGACTTTGACTCAATGTCTAATGAAGGGATAAGAAAGAGGCCAGATAGAGCTACAATTGTTTATACTAATTTAATAAAAAGGGCATTTAAAAATATTCCTATAGCTTTAGGAGGAATTGAGGCATCTTTGAGGAGATTTTCTCACTACGATTATTGGGATAACAAAGTTAGAAAGAGTGTTTTAATTGATTCAAAGGCAGATATTTTAATGTATGGGATGGGAGAGAAGAGCATTCTATCAATAACTAAAGCATTAGAAAGTGGAGAGAACATAAAAGATTTAGAAATAAATGGAACTGTAGTTAGAGTTAATAGAAAAAAGTTAGAGGATATAAAGGAAAGATATGATACTAAAGAACTACCTTCTCATGAAGAAGTTGTAAATAGCAAAGAAAAATACGCTGAAATGCATAGGAAGTTAATGACAATGGATAAAGTTATTTACCAAAAAGTTGGAAATCAATATTTAGTTCAATTTCCACCAATTTATTTAACTGAAAAGGAAATGGATGAAATATATGAGATGCCTTTTGAGAGAAGAGCTCATCCTTCTTATTCTTATGTCCCAGGAATTGTTCCAGTTCAGTTTTCAGTTGTAACACATAGAGGATGCTTTGGAGGCTGTTCCTTCTGCTCAATTCTACATCATCAAGGTAAGGTTATTCAAAATAGGAGTGAAAAAAGCATCTTAAAGGAAATTAGAAAATTATTGAATCATGAAGATTTTAAAGGAGTTATTCAAGATATTGGAGCACCAACAGCAAATATGTATAGAATGGGATGTAAAAAAGGTTTAGCAGATAGATGTCCAAAAAATTGTCTCTATCCAGAACCATGCGAGAATTTAATCATAAATCATAAGCCGTTAATTAAGCTCTATAGGAAAATTAGAGATATTGTTGGAGATGATGTTAGAGTTTATGTTAGAAGTGGAGTTAGATATGATTTAATAATGTATGATGAAAAATATGGTGAGGAGTATATAAAAGAACTCTCCAAATATCACGTCTCTGGAAGGTTGAAGGTAGCTCCTGAACACATCTCTAAAAAAGTTTGTAGGGCAATTCAAAAACCTGATGGAAGGTTATTTAAAAAATTTTTAGAGAAATATAGAGAAATAGCTGAAAAAGTTGGAGGAATAAAAGAAGTTTTGCCATATTGGCTTATTGCCCATCCAAATTGCTCTATTAAAGAGATGATTGAGTTAGCAGAATTCATCCATAAAAATAACTGCTATTCAAGGCAAGTGCAAGTTTTCACCCCAACTCCTATGACTCTATCAACAACAATGTATCACACTGGCATAAATCCAATAACTAACGAGAAAGTTTATGTTCCTTACACCTATAAAGAGAAAAAGATTCAAAAAGCCATCTGCCTATATAGAGAGGAGGAAAATTGGGAAAAGGCATTAGAAGGATTTAAAATGGTTGGATATAAAGGAATTATTTATAAGTGGATTATGAATCAGATGGAGAAGAGAAGAAAGCAGAGAAAGAATAAAAATAGAGAAAATAAAGAGCATAAGCAAATTAAATTTTAA
- a CDS encoding CDC48 family AAA ATPase: MVKELKVAEAYQGDVGRGIARIDPYTMEELGLKPGDVIEIEGTKGKAYAIVYRGFLEDAGKGIIRIDGYLRQNAGVAIGDRVKVKKVEIKEAKKVVLAPTQPIRFGPGFEDFIKRKILGQVLSKGSKVTIGVLGTALTFVVVSTTPTGPVRVTDFTQVELKEEPVSEIKETKIPDVTYEDIGGLKEEVKKVREMIELPMRHPELFEKLGIEPPKGVLLVGPPGTGKTLLAKAVANEAGANFYVINGPEIMSKYVGETEENLRKIFEEAEENAPSIIFIDEIDAIAPKRDEATGEVERRLVAQLLTLMDGLKGRGQVVVIGATNRPNALDPALRRPGRFDREIVIGVPDREGRKEILQIHTRNMPLAEDVDLDYLADVTHGFVGADLAALCKEAAMRALRRVLPSIDLEAEEIPKEVLDNLKVTMDDFKEALKDVEPSAMREVLVEVPNVKWEDIGGLEEVKQELREAVEWPLKAKEVFEKIGVRPPKGVLLFGPPGTGKTLLAKAVANESGANFISVKGPEIFSKWVGESEKAIREIFRKARQSAPCIIFFDEIDAIAPKRGRDLSSAVTDKVVNQLLTELDGMEEPKDVIVIAATNRPDIIDPALLRPGRLDRVILVPVPDEKARLDIFKIHTRAMNLAEDVSLEELAKKTEGYTGADIEALCREAAMLAVRESIGKPWGIETALRDLINYLQSISGTFRGAAVELNSVIKATKERESAEAGEFSELKNAIGKIISVLAPAKEKIEAVEKEVDKFLEIINKEDLKPSEKDEANKLAKYLKDILGKLKEMIDNIYELENKLNTLKEQVSAEEIDEIIKTTQNIIQRFTTSLDELKNILKDIESIRLKVSTKDVKIKKEHFMKALEKIRPSVSKEDMRVYEKLAQEYGRATSVEKKKEEGKEVI, translated from the coding sequence ATGGTTAAGGAATTAAAAGTTGCTGAAGCATATCAGGGAGATGTTGGGAGGGGTATTGCGAGAATAGACCCCTACACAATGGAAGAACTCGGGTTAAAACCAGGAGATGTTATTGAAATTGAAGGAACTAAGGGAAAAGCTTACGCTATAGTTTATAGAGGTTTCTTAGAAGATGCTGGAAAAGGAATTATTAGAATTGATGGTTATTTAAGGCAGAACGCTGGAGTAGCCATTGGAGATAGAGTGAAGGTTAAAAAAGTAGAGATTAAAGAGGCAAAGAAAGTAGTCTTAGCCCCAACACAGCCAATTAGATTCGGCCCTGGATTTGAAGACTTTATTAAGAGAAAGATACTGGGGCAAGTTTTAAGCAAAGGTTCAAAAGTCACTATTGGAGTTTTAGGGACTGCCTTAACATTTGTGGTTGTTAGTACAACTCCAACTGGACCTGTTAGAGTAACTGACTTCACACAAGTTGAATTGAAAGAAGAGCCAGTCAGTGAAATTAAAGAAACTAAGATTCCAGATGTTACATATGAAGATATTGGTGGTTTGAAAGAGGAAGTTAAGAAAGTTAGAGAGATGATAGAGCTTCCAATGAGACATCCAGAATTGTTTGAAAAGTTAGGAATTGAACCACCAAAAGGAGTTTTATTAGTTGGACCACCAGGAACTGGAAAGACTTTATTAGCTAAAGCAGTAGCTAACGAAGCTGGAGCAAACTTCTACGTAATTAACGGTCCAGAGATAATGAGTAAGTATGTTGGAGAGACAGAGGAGAATTTAAGAAAGATATTTGAAGAAGCTGAAGAGAACGCTCCAAGTATAATATTCATTGATGAGATTGATGCTATAGCACCAAAGAGAGATGAAGCTACAGGAGAAGTAGAGAGAAGATTAGTTGCTCAGCTCTTAACCTTAATGGATGGATTGAAAGGAAGAGGACAAGTTGTTGTCATTGGTGCAACAAATAGACCAAATGCATTAGACCCAGCTTTAAGAAGACCAGGAAGATTTGATAGAGAGATTGTTATTGGAGTGCCAGATAGAGAAGGTAGAAAAGAGATATTGCAAATACACACAAGAAACATGCCATTAGCTGAAGATGTTGATTTAGACTACTTAGCAGATGTAACACACGGATTTGTTGGGGCTGATTTAGCAGCTTTATGTAAAGAGGCAGCAATGAGGGCATTGAGAAGAGTATTGCCAAGCATTGACTTAGAGGCAGAAGAGATTCCAAAAGAAGTGTTAGATAACTTAAAAGTCACAATGGACGACTTCAAAGAGGCATTGAAAGATGTTGAGCCATCAGCAATGAGAGAGGTTTTAGTTGAAGTTCCAAATGTTAAGTGGGAAGATATCGGAGGATTAGAGGAGGTTAAGCAAGAATTAAGAGAGGCAGTAGAATGGCCTTTAAAAGCTAAGGAAGTATTTGAAAAAATAGGAGTTAGACCACCTAAGGGAGTATTGCTATTTGGACCACCAGGAACAGGTAAGACATTATTAGCTAAGGCTGTAGCTAACGAAAGTGGAGCAAACTTCATAAGCGTTAAGGGGCCAGAAATCTTTAGCAAATGGGTAGGGGAAAGTGAGAAAGCAATAAGAGAGATATTCAGAAAGGCAAGACAGTCAGCACCATGTATAATATTCTTCGATGAGATTGATGCTATAGCACCAAAGAGAGGTAGAGACTTGAGCTCAGCAGTTACAGATAAGGTTGTCAACCAATTATTAACTGAATTGGATGGAATGGAAGAGCCAAAGGACGTTATTGTTATTGCCGCAACAAACAGACCAGATATCATTGACCCAGCTTTATTGAGACCAGGAAGATTGGACAGGGTTATATTAGTCCCAGTTCCAGATGAAAAGGCAAGATTGGATATATTCAAGATACACACAAGAGCTATGAACTTAGCTGAGGATGTTAGCTTAGAAGAGCTTGCTAAGAAAACTGAGGGCTACACTGGGGCTGATATTGAGGCATTGTGTAGAGAAGCAGCAATGTTAGCAGTTAGAGAGAGTATAGGAAAACCATGGGGAATTGAAACAGCTTTAAGAGACTTAATCAACTACTTACAGAGCATTTCAGGAACATTCAGAGGAGCGGCTGTAGAGTTAAACAGTGTCATTAAAGCTACAAAAGAGAGAGAATCTGCTGAAGCAGGAGAGTTCAGTGAGTTAAAGAATGCCATTGGAAAGATAATTAGCGTTTTAGCTCCAGCTAAGGAGAAAATTGAAGCAGTAGAAAAAGAAGTTGATAAATTCCTTGAAATTATAAACAAAGAAGACTTGAAGCCATCAGAGAAAGATGAAGCTAATAAGTTAGCAAAATACTTAAAGGACATATTAGGCAAGTTAAAAGAAATGATAGACAACATCTACGAGTTGGAGAACAAGTTGAATACCTTAAAAGAACAAGTTTCAGCTGAAGAGATTGATGAGATAATTAAAACAACACAAAATATCATTCAAAGATTCACAACATCATTGGATGAGCTCAAGAACATATTAAAGGATATTGAGAGCATAAGATTGAAAGTTTCAACAAAAGATGTTAAGATTAAAAAAGAACACTTCATGAAAGCTCTCGAGAAGATTAGACCATCCGTAAGTAAGGAGGATATGAGAGTTTATGAAAAGTTGGCTCAAGAGTATGGAAGAGCCACATCAGTTGAAAAGAAAAAAGAAGAAGGTAAAGAAGTAATCTAA